Genomic segment of Chloroflexota bacterium:
TCCCGCATGGCCACAATCTGCTGATGGATGTATTCGATGGAGCCCACGTCCAGCCCCCGGGTGGGTTGGGCAGCGATCAGGAGCTTCACCGGCCGGGAGAACTCCCGGGCCACGATCACCTTCTGCTGGTTCCCGCCGGAGAGGGAGCCGGTGGACGTGTAGATGCTGGGAGTGCGGATATCGAACTCCTGCACCAGTCGGGTGGCGTTCTCCGCGATGGCTTGCTGATTCAGGTTGATCCCATTGGCGAACGGCGGCCGATAGTACGTGCACAGGACCAGGCATTCGGCCACGGGGTAGGAGAGCACCAGCCCGTGCCTCTGCCGGTCCTCCGGGATGTGGGCGAGGCCGGCCTCGATCCGTTGGCGGACCAGGGCATGCGTCATATCCTGCCCCAACATGCGCACCGTGCCCGACTCGATCGGCCGAAGGCCCGTCAACGCCTCCACCAGTTCGGTTTGGCCATTGCCCTGCACGCCCGCCACCCCCAGGATCTCCCCGGCGCGCACGGAGAGCGACACGCCGCGCACGGACTCGCTGCCCCGCTGATCTCGCACGCGCAGATCCTCCACGCGCAAGACCTCCTCGCCCGGGTGAACGTCGGACTTGGGCACGGTCAACACGACCTTACGCCCCACCATCATCTCCGCCAAATCCGCCTCCGTAGCCTCCTCCGGGCGACGCGTCCCCACGACGCGCCCTCCCCGCAGCACGGTGATGCGATCGGCCACGGACAACACCTCTTTGAGCTTGTGGCTGATGAAGATGATGGACTTCCCCTGCTCAGCCAGCGACCGCATGACGCGGAACAGGTCCTCCGCCTCCTGCGGCGTCAGCACAGCGGTCGGCTCGTCCAGGATCAGGATGTCGGCCTCCCGATAGAGCGCCTTGACGATCTCCACCCGCTGCTGGGCCCCCACCGGCAGATCTCGCACGTAGGCCGTGGGATCCACGTCCAATCCGTACTGATGAGAAAGCTCACGGATCCGCTCCTCCGCCCGCTCCCGGTCCAGGACCACCTTATCCCGGACCAGCTCCATGCCCAACATGATGTTCTCGGCCACGGTGAACACCGGGATCAGCATGAAGTGCTGGTGCACCATGCCGATCCCCAGGCGGATGGCATCATTGGGATCGTGGATCGTCACCTCTCGGCCCCGCACCAGGATCCGCCCCTCGTCCGGGTGATAGAGGCCGTATAGGATGTTCATCAACGTCGTCTTGCCGGCGCCGTTTTCTCCCAACAGGGCATGGATCTCCCCGGGCATCAGCGTGAAGTCGATGTGATCGTTCGCCAACACGCCGGGGAAGCGCTTGGTGATCCCCTGAGCTTCCAGGACTGGTTGCACGACGTCGTCCATCATCCCTCCTACCTCTCGTACGGCTGCCCCACGGCGGCCGGCGGGGTCGACCGCCCGACCACTCCGCTGAGCACGATCATGGTGAGGAGATAGGGGAACATCCCCACGAACTGGGAGGGCAGCGGGATCCCGAACTGCTGGGCGTTGATCTGGATGGCCTGCGCCATGCCGAAGAGCAGCGCCGCCCCCCAGGCGCCCAACGGGGTCCACTTGCCGAAGATCAGCGCCGCCAGGGAGATGAACCCTCGGCCGCTGGTCATGAGCGGCTCAAACTGGGGGATGGACTCCAGCGTGAAGTAGGCGCCGGCCAGCCCGGCGATCAGGCCGCCGATGATAACGTTGGCATACCGCATGAAGTAGACGTTGATGCCCACAGTGTCCGCGGCGCGAGGGTGTTCGCCCACGGCGCGCGTCCGCAGCCCCCAGCGCGTCTTGAACAGCACGAAATGCGCGAGGAATACCAGGGCCAGCGCGGCGAAGGTGATCGGGCGCTGATCGAAGATGCGCCCCACCACCGGGAGATCGGCCAGGATGGGCAGTGCGATGCGGGGGAAGGTGCCGGCCCCGGTGGTGCGTTCCACGCCGAAGAACAGCTGCGTGTTCAGATAACCGGTCACGCCGATGGCCAGGATGTTGATCACGGTGCCCGAGATGATTTGGTCCACCCGGAAGGAGACGGACAGCACCGCATGTAGCAGGGCCATCATTCCGCCCGTGAAAATGGCCACCACCAGGCCCACATAGAGGCTCT
This window contains:
- a CDS encoding ABC transporter ATP-binding protein, producing the protein MMDDVVQPVLEAQGITKRFPGVLANDHIDFTLMPGEIHALLGENGAGKTTLMNILYGLYHPDEGRILVRGREVTIHDPNDAIRLGIGMVHQHFMLIPVFTVAENIMLGMELVRDKVVLDRERAEERIRELSHQYGLDVDPTAYVRDLPVGAQQRVEIVKALYREADILILDEPTAVLTPQEAEDLFRVMRSLAEQGKSIIFISHKLKEVLSVADRITVLRGGRVVGTRRPEEATEADLAEMMVGRKVVLTVPKSDVHPGEEVLRVEDLRVRDQRGSESVRGVSLSVRAGEILGVAGVQGNGQTELVEALTGLRPIESGTVRMLGQDMTHALVRQRIEAGLAHIPEDRQRHGLVLSYPVAECLVLCTYYRPPFANGINLNQQAIAENATRLVQEFDIRTPSIYTSTGSLSGGNQQKVIVAREFSRPVKLLIAAQPTRGLDVGSIEYIHQQIVAMRDAGVAVLLISAELDEIMALSDRIAVMYRGEVIETLPAAQATREQLGLLMAGVRVNGDGH
- a CDS encoding ABC transporter permease; the encoded protein is MELDRVALLVVSMLATTLQVATPLTLGALSGLFCERSGVVNIAIEGMMLSAAFFGYIAGFYTKSLYVGLVVAIFTGGMMALLHAVLSVSFRVDQIISGTVINILAIGVTGYLNTQLFFGVERTTGAGTFPRIALPILADLPVVGRIFDQRPITFAALALVFLAHFVLFKTRWGLRTRAVGEHPRAADTVGINVYFMRYANVIIGGLIAGLAGAYFTLESIPQFEPLMTSGRGFISLAALIFGKWTPLGAWGAALLFGMAQAIQINAQQFGIPLPSQFVGMFPYLLTMIVLSGVVGRSTPPAAVGQPYER